From one Halosimplex rubrum genomic stretch:
- a CDS encoding PAS domain S-box protein has product MTDGDSGAADGGAEPPADAGSTDGGAAGGAVADAVRERRCVAVALADGRVVDATAPLDAALGVEPAVATGEADFYDGLAAAATDGAPMERVAAAAAEGAATRGTVLAVETDAGRRVVRHAGLACPPDSAADRLALFEDVTRTRERADRLDLFETLAERARDGLFATDGAGRIAYCNEPFAAWLGADPAPFVGRSVERVVAERERPAWTAAVGDLDPETELTREFEFRWRGSRVVLSVALTGRSGGGVLGAVRRPGHEAERADRVEQYRTLVESAADPMWVVDVDDRIALANAAMGEFLGADPADLEGLAVSDPVPSEAAERIAAALETVRAGDRRRWHDTDLRLPDAEGRDRRFEATFGPVRADGAVVGTVGTFRDVTERERRRAELERLRRLLAGVVCTDVADGVREIGELADRLAEAVDGEPAALAAAIRERADALSALVTKTAAVDRIVDTDPGPTTVALDEAVDRAVASVDGGSAAAVDVDVPSVDVRAVPVVDLAVRNLLDNALRHAGEAPTVSVTATLAERSVTLSVADDGPGIPDAELSALERGAETPLEHGSGVGLWLVEWVVAKSGGDLSFATDDGTRATIRFDRADTADGPLSGSGDRGATTADPGGADVRVCHLDPDRSATARIREAAAGVDPTVAVERAGGVDGAVDALATGRVDCLVTDRLDDPGWDRLADAAAAADVPVVCYAGVAHAGDEARLTAVDSLVEKGTGTAPAAFLVEKVLALAGADGDAPRERDAGADAAESDSEAPDRSAGEAVRPSADGAADPTVGETVEPSGGAALRVATDAGTATRVPDSHPGFADAADPPADGESAAVTTATVGTSRRRVGEWGLTLSVDGDDLRVRYARDLTPAVARERRRALLSALVDHARDRISVVDANGEVVYHNEAFADALGHEDMVGVHSAEFMAPGELEKGQLAVQRLLATPELDSEVLDVAFETADGERVTLALHFAVRREAGEYAGVVNVARDVTGAAADPRLERYRTLVESAGDPMFVVDADGRLALVNEALERLLGRPRSALRGTHVEAAFATVTADGDRPVDGARGPDGGHGSDDEGGRDRDPAVDTDEWWRPVGVDRTFCARVRGADGDRHRYELTVADPDAFDGAVCTCRAVTARERRAAELARLKRVLGRVLRHNLRNELTLVTGHAQLVADALADGDETGGDTDDTGLDTADDTEDTDDPLALARSIQRASDDLAATATTARTAERAVGPGDAERAQSLSTVVDAAAEAAAERRRPVSVSATLPAERAVVAPPSLVTGLEALFGALARDSAADAPTVRVRASEADGRVECRVSLPDSGVDRGTVDPFVAPPEAALDRHRDAGAWLFAWVVDRADGSARVDDSGDSSAVVVSLPAADSAAGESPTE; this is encoded by the coding sequence CGCGGCGACCGACGGCGCGCCGATGGAGCGGGTCGCGGCGGCGGCCGCCGAGGGAGCGGCGACCCGCGGGACCGTACTGGCGGTCGAGACCGACGCGGGTCGGCGAGTCGTCCGCCACGCCGGCCTGGCGTGTCCCCCCGACTCGGCCGCCGACCGGCTGGCGCTGTTCGAGGACGTGACGCGGACCCGCGAGCGGGCCGACCGGCTCGACCTGTTCGAGACGCTCGCCGAGCGCGCCCGCGACGGCCTGTTCGCGACCGACGGCGCGGGCCGGATCGCCTACTGCAACGAGCCGTTCGCGGCCTGGCTCGGCGCCGACCCGGCGCCGTTCGTCGGGCGGTCGGTCGAGCGGGTCGTCGCCGAGCGCGAGCGCCCCGCGTGGACGGCCGCGGTCGGCGACCTCGACCCCGAGACCGAGCTGACTCGCGAGTTCGAGTTCCGGTGGCGAGGGTCGCGTGTCGTGCTCTCGGTCGCGCTGACCGGACGGTCGGGCGGCGGCGTCCTCGGCGCGGTCCGTCGTCCCGGCCACGAGGCCGAGCGGGCCGACCGCGTCGAGCAGTACCGGACGCTCGTCGAGAGCGCCGCCGACCCGATGTGGGTCGTCGACGTCGACGACCGGATCGCCCTCGCCAACGCGGCGATGGGCGAGTTCCTCGGCGCCGACCCCGCGGACCTGGAGGGGCTGGCGGTGAGCGACCCGGTCCCGTCCGAGGCGGCCGAGCGGATCGCCGCGGCCCTGGAGACCGTTCGCGCGGGCGACCGTCGCCGGTGGCACGACACCGACCTGCGGCTCCCGGACGCGGAGGGCCGAGACCGCCGGTTCGAGGCCACCTTCGGGCCGGTGCGGGCCGACGGGGCGGTCGTCGGGACGGTCGGCACCTTTCGCGACGTGACCGAGCGCGAGCGCCGCCGGGCGGAACTCGAACGGCTCCGGCGGCTGCTCGCCGGCGTCGTCTGCACGGACGTCGCCGACGGCGTCCGCGAGATCGGCGAGCTGGCCGACCGCCTGGCCGAGGCCGTCGACGGCGAGCCCGCGGCGCTCGCGGCGGCGATCCGCGAACGCGCCGACGCGCTGTCGGCGCTGGTCACCAAGACCGCGGCGGTCGACCGCATCGTCGACACCGACCCCGGGCCGACGACCGTCGCCCTCGACGAGGCCGTCGACCGCGCGGTCGCGTCGGTCGACGGCGGCTCGGCGGCGGCCGTCGATGTGGACGTGCCGTCGGTCGACGTTCGGGCCGTCCCGGTCGTCGACCTGGCGGTCCGCAACCTCCTCGACAACGCGCTCCGTCACGCCGGCGAGGCCCCGACGGTCTCGGTGACGGCGACGCTCGCGGAGCGGTCGGTGACCCTCTCGGTCGCCGACGACGGTCCGGGGATCCCCGACGCGGAGCTGTCGGCGCTCGAACGCGGCGCGGAGACGCCGCTCGAACACGGCAGCGGCGTCGGCCTCTGGCTCGTCGAGTGGGTCGTCGCCAAATCGGGCGGCGACCTGTCGTTCGCCACCGACGACGGCACCCGGGCGACGATCCGGTTCGACCGCGCCGACACCGCCGACGGTCCGCTGAGCGGCTCCGGCGACCGGGGAGCGACGACGGCCGACCCCGGCGGCGCCGACGTGCGCGTCTGTCACCTGGACCCGGACCGCTCGGCGACGGCGCGGATCCGCGAGGCCGCCGCCGGCGTCGACCCGACCGTCGCGGTCGAGCGCGCCGGGGGCGTCGACGGCGCCGTCGACGCGCTGGCGACCGGCCGCGTCGACTGCTTGGTGACCGACCGCCTCGACGACCCCGGCTGGGACCGCCTCGCCGACGCGGCCGCGGCGGCCGACGTCCCCGTCGTCTGCTACGCCGGTGTTGCCCACGCCGGCGACGAGGCGCGTCTCACCGCCGTCGACAGCCTCGTCGAGAAGGGCACGGGGACCGCCCCGGCCGCGTTCCTGGTCGAGAAGGTCCTCGCGCTCGCCGGCGCGGACGGGGACGCGCCCCGCGAGCGGGACGCCGGGGCGGACGCGGCCGAGAGCGACAGCGAAGCCCCCGATCGGTCCGCTGGCGAGGCCGTCCGTCCGTCTGCCGATGGGGCCGCCGATCCGACCGTTGGCGAGACCGTCGAACCGTCCGGGGGCGCGGCCCTCCGCGTCGCGACCGACGCGGGGACGGCGACCCGCGTGCCGGACAGCCACCCCGGGTTCGCCGACGCGGCCGACCCGCCGGCCGACGGCGAGAGCGCGGCGGTCACGACCGCGACCGTCGGGACGAGCCGCCGCCGCGTCGGCGAGTGGGGCCTGACGCTGTCGGTCGACGGTGACGACCTCCGAGTGCGCTACGCGCGGGACCTGACGCCGGCGGTCGCGCGCGAGCGCCGTCGCGCGCTGCTGTCGGCGCTGGTCGACCACGCCCGCGACCGCATCTCGGTCGTCGACGCGAACGGCGAGGTGGTGTACCACAACGAGGCGTTCGCCGACGCGCTGGGCCACGAGGACATGGTCGGGGTCCACTCGGCGGAGTTCATGGCGCCGGGCGAGCTGGAGAAGGGGCAACTGGCCGTCCAGCGGCTGCTCGCGACGCCGGAGCTGGACAGCGAGGTGCTCGACGTGGCCTTCGAGACGGCCGACGGCGAGCGGGTCACGCTGGCGCTGCACTTCGCCGTCCGGCGCGAGGCCGGCGAGTACGCCGGCGTCGTCAACGTCGCCCGCGACGTGACCGGCGCGGCCGCGGACCCGCGGCTCGAACGCTACCGGACGCTCGTCGAGAGCGCCGGCGACCCGATGTTCGTCGTCGACGCCGACGGCCGGCTGGCGCTGGTCAACGAGGCGCTCGAACGCCTGCTCGGTCGCCCCCGGTCGGCGCTGCGGGGCACCCACGTCGAGGCGGCCTTCGCGACCGTCACCGCGGACGGCGACCGGCCCGTCGACGGCGCTCGGGGCCCGGACGGCGGCCACGGCAGCGACGACGAGGGCGGCCGCGACCGGGACCCGGCCGTCGACACCGACGAGTGGTGGCGACCCGTCGGCGTCGACCGGACCTTCTGTGCGCGCGTCCGGGGCGCCGACGGCGACCGCCACCGCTACGAGCTGACCGTCGCCGACCCCGACGCCTTCGACGGAGCCGTCTGCACCTGTCGAGCGGTCACCGCCCGCGAGCGCCGCGCCGCGGAACTCGCCCGGCTCAAGCGGGTGCTCGGTCGGGTCCTCCGGCACAACCTCCGCAACGAACTCACGCTCGTGACCGGCCACGCCCAGCTCGTCGCCGACGCGCTGGCCGACGGCGACGAGACCGGTGGCGACACCGACGACACCGGTCTCGACACTGCCGACGACACCGAGGACACAGACGACCCGCTCGCGCTGGCGCGGTCGATCCAGCGCGCGAGCGACGATCTCGCTGCGACCGCGACGACCGCCCGCACGGCCGAGCGGGCGGTCGGGCCCGGCGACGCGGAGCGAGCCCAGTCGCTCTCGACCGTCGTCGACGCGGCCGCCGAGGCGGCCGCCGAGCGTCGCCGGCCCGTGTCGGTCTCGGCGACCCTCCCGGCCGAGCGGGCGGTCGTCGCCCCGCCGTCGCTCGTGACGGGACTCGAAGCCCTGTTCGGCGCGCTCGCCCGGGACAGCGCCGCCGACGCCCCGACCGTCCGCGTCCGAGCGAGCGAGGCCGACGGGCGGGTCGAGTGCCGCGTCTCGCTCCCGGACTCGGGCGTCGACCGCGGGACCGTCGACCCGTTCGTCGCGCCGCCCGAGGCGGCCCTCGACCGCCACCGCGACGCCGGCGCCTGGCTGTTCGCCTGGGTGGTCGACCGCGCGGACGGGTCCGCCCGCGTCGACGACTCGGGCGACTCGTCCGCGGTCGTCGTCTCCCTGCCCGCCGCCGACTCGGCGGCCGGCGAGTCCCCGACGGAGTGA